The sequence AAAGCTATGTTTAAGGTAGTGGTAGCCTATATCCTGTTCAGCCTGTTGATGTCCCTACACGGGCTATCCCAACCTTCACCCCCCTCCGCCATTCCCGGCTATACTTATCATCCACCGCATGAAGACAAATTATCCTGGCAACGATTGAATTTGTGGCTGAGCAGCACTTTCCTGGTTATTGTAAAGGAAGGGCAGGCCGATGCTGACAGTTGCCTGTATGCCGCCAGCCGCTCACTGGGCATAAGCCGGTTTTCCCTATTGGCTGAAGGGTTCGACGATCCTGACTTGTTTGGGCAATCAACATGGATTGACCGGCGGGACCCCGGCAAAGGCGTCCGCCTGCTTTCAGCAGCTAACGGTAGAAAACATTTGCAATTACTGCTATTACTGGGTGCGTATTATGCCTTTGAGCCCCATAGTTATGACAGGCACCGGGACAGTGTTGAATATTTTCTGACGAGGGCCCTCCATGAAAGTAAATCGTTGAAGGAGGAAAGGCTGGGCAGGCAGGCCCTTTGCCTGCTGGGTAAGGTATATATCCAGGGTAACGATAAAAGGGGCGATTCCCTCAGTGACGCATTGATCAATGAATGCAAGCGGGCAGGTGATCAAGAAACGGTCGCCAGGATATTGGCCTACCGCGGCATCTACAAACCTCCCACGCCTTCCACGCTGGAAAAGAAGGTGCTGGACCTGCAGGAAGCGGCAGCCTTATATCAAAGCACAGGCAATGCGGAAGGAGCCATCAATGTGTTGACTGACCTTGGTTATTTGCAGATCATTACCGGGCAGTTGCCTGCTGGTTACGAAAGTCACTTAAAAGCCTATAAGCTGGCCGAGGCTATTCATTATCCTTATACCCATTACAGTACGCAGGCGCTGGCCTCCGCTACTATTTACCAGGGAAAGTTTGGTGAGCCATTGCGGTATGTATATCAAACGATCAAGACGGCGGAGATCACCCGTGACAGTCTTGCCTGGGGTTATTTCTATACCAGCCTGGCGCTGCTGCTCAATTCAGAGGGCAGAACGAAAGAAAGTGCTGAGATGGCGCAGCAATCGGTAAAACGGTTTGTTGCTGACCGCAATACATCGGTATACAATATACTGAATGATGTGGTGGGGTATATGGGGGAGGAGGGGCGTGCAAAAGAAGCGCTGGCCCTTACGCAGGATATTGCCAATAAGGTGGGCTTCCCTGACAATTTTTCGGAGCAATTCTTTTATCACTTTGTGTTTTCCAACTGTTACCTGAATCTTGGCATGGCAGACCAGGCAGAGCTGCATATAAAAAAGCTGGACTCCCTGGAGGCCAAAGCCGCGGTTTTCAGAGGGCCGGTCAGGCAATCCGCCATCAATGCGCAGTTTGCACACCTGTTTGTGCTACGGAAACAATATCAAAAAGCCAGGGCGTATTTTGAAAGGCAAATCACTTCTCCCAGCCTCGATGAAGGCGTTTTGCCCAATAAACTGGTAACCTACCGCTGGCTGATCTTTATTGATTCTGCGCTGGGAGATCATGCGGCTGCGGTATCACATTACAAATCGTACACACAGTTGCTTGATTCCAACTTTAAAGTAACAAAGATAAGACAGGCGGAAGAACTCCAGGTAACCTACCAAATGAATGAAAAAGAGAACCAGATCAAATCGCTAACGCAGGAAGCAAAGCTTGAAAAGGCCAATTCGGAGAAAGCAGCCCTGGTAAGGAATTTAACGATTGCCGGCATTTTAGCCGTCCTGATCATTGCGGGTTTGTTATACCGGCAAAATCGCCTGAAACAGCGGAGTAATCAAGTGATTACCGGGAAGAACGAACAACTGCAGCAATTGCTTTCCGATAAGGAGTGGTTATTAAGGGAGATACATCACCGTGTGAAGAATAACCTCCAGATCGTTTTGAGCCTGCTGGATTCGCAGTCTGAATATATTAATAATGATGCTGCGCTTGCTGCTATTGAAGACAATATGCGGCGGGTGCATGCCATGGCACTGATACACCAAAAGCTTTATCAGTCGGACGATATTTCCACCATCTCCATGCCTGAGTATGTCCATGAATTGGTGAGCTATGCGCGTGACAGTTTTGATACCGGTAACCGGATAAGCTTTGAACAAGCTATTGAGCCGTTGGACCTTGACGTATCGCAGGCTATTCCACTGGGGCTGATCATAAATGAAGTGATCGTTAATGCTATTAAGTATGCATTTCCCGACGGGCGGAAAGGAGTTGTACGGATCCGCTTTTACCAGGACGGAGCTGATCATTTGGTCCTGCAAATAGCAGATAATGGTGTTGGTTTGCCGGCAGGACTTAATACAAAGGCGTCTACTTCACTGGGGCTTGACCTGATGAAGGGACTTGCCCGGCAATTGAATGGCAGCTTTGGCTTTGAGAATAATAACGGTCTGCATATTACTATCAGGTTTACCGTTCTCCGCCATCACTTTTCGCACCCATCTTTGACCAATTCTTAAGTACCTGAATGCCATGAAGAAAAAAGTGCTGATTGTAGAAGATGAATTTATTGTAGCCAATAACCTGCGGCAGGTATTGCAGCGGTTTGGCTATGAGGTAAGTGGTATTGCCATTTCCGCCGAAGAGGCGGAAGCGCATATCCAAAGCCATAAGCCAGATATTGCCCTGCTGGATATCCGGCTACAGGGGGAACGCTCCGGCATTGATATTGCCAGGAAGTTAAAGGCTGAGAATATAGCTTTTATTTATTTGTCGGCTAATTCGAACCAACAAATATTGGAAGAAGCAAAGACGACTGATCCTTATGGATTTTTGGTGAAACCATTCCGGAAGAAAGACCTGCTGGTGATGCTGGATATTGCGTGGTACCGTCATATGCATGCTATCGAAACAAAAACGAACCAGGAAGGGCTTTTGCAGCAACAGATCATGGACACCAGCCATGAAAGCCTGGATAGCCGGCAAAAGTTGTTGAAGCTTGCCAGGATCCTGCAACCTCACCTGCCATTCGATCTTATCAGTTCCGGGCTCAGGCCATTCAATGCTGCGCAATACAACGACAAGGGGTATTTACGTATCGGGTTCGATGAATACCAGTTTATCGGGGAAAAAGAATTGCTGACCATCGCTCATTTAAAGAGGACCTCCCTGGCTGTTATTCTTGCCAACAGCCATACGGATATAAACGCGATCATTTATAACTATGAAACGGGCCATGAGAAGCCGAATATCCCGTCAATTCAAAAAACATTGACCGAAACATTCGACCTGCAGTCATACCTGGTATTTCCTGTTACCCTCAGCAATGGACTATCGTTTCATTATTTTTTCTACAGCCGTCAGCGCGCTGTATACGCTTTTCAGCACATTGCCTTATTGAACCGGTTGAGAATTGGTTTAACAGCCGTAGCTGAAAAAATAATTTACGGCGATGATCCGGCCACTTCCATGCCGGATGAGGCCGGTTCTCCCAGAAGGCTGCCAGGAGGGGCTTTGCATCGCCCTGAATTCAGTCCTATTATCGGGAACCACCATCTCTTGTTAGCTGCATTGGACCTTACTGCGCAGGTAGCGCCTTATAATACGTCGGTTTTAATTCTCGGGGAAAGCGGGACCGGAAAAGAAAAGGTGGCTCAAGCCATTCACTTACTTTCTCCCAGAAAAAACGGGCCCTTCATCAAGGTTAATTGCGCGGCTATTCCTACTGCGCTTATAGAATCGGAATTGTTTGGTCATGAGAAAGGGGCATTTACCGGCGCTATAGAAAAACGAAAAGGGCGATTTGAACAGGCTGATGGTGGCACTATTTTTTTAGATGAGATCGGAGAGCTTCCATTAGACATGCAGGTGAAGATATTACGTGTTTTACAGGAGAAGGAAATTGAATATGTCGGCGGCGACTCCCCGGTGAAGCTCAATGTGCGTATTATTGCTGCCACCAACCGCCACCTGGAGAAAGAGGTGGCTGCGGGCAATTTCCGGCTTGACCTGTATTATCGCCTCAATGTTTTTCCTATTACATTACCCTCCCTGCGGGAACGGAGCAGTGATATAGCGGGGTTGGCCACTTATTTTGCGGAAAAGTTCTGCCGGGAGTTCAATAAGCCGTTCACCGGCATTGCTACTTCCATGATGGAAGCCATGATGGCTTATGACTGGCCGGGCAATATCCGTGAACTTGAGAATGTGCTGGAGCAGTCTGTAGTGCTCAATGACGGGCAGTCGAAATTGTCCTTGCGGCGCAATCTTGCAGGCGGCGCCACCGAATTGGCCAGGAAGGTGGATATTAAAACGCTGGATGATGTAAAGCGTATT comes from Paraflavitalea devenefica and encodes:
- a CDS encoding sigma 54-interacting response regulator, whose translation is MKKKVLIVEDEFIVANNLRQVLQRFGYEVSGIAISAEEAEAHIQSHKPDIALLDIRLQGERSGIDIARKLKAENIAFIYLSANSNQQILEEAKTTDPYGFLVKPFRKKDLLVMLDIAWYRHMHAIETKTNQEGLLQQQIMDTSHESLDSRQKLLKLARILQPHLPFDLISSGLRPFNAAQYNDKGYLRIGFDEYQFIGEKELLTIAHLKRTSLAVILANSHTDINAIIYNYETGHEKPNIPSIQKTLTETFDLQSYLVFPVTLSNGLSFHYFFYSRQRAVYAFQHIALLNRLRIGLTAVAEKIIYGDDPATSMPDEAGSPRRLPGGALHRPEFSPIIGNHHLLLAALDLTAQVAPYNTSVLILGESGTGKEKVAQAIHLLSPRKNGPFIKVNCAAIPTALIESELFGHEKGAFTGAIEKRKGRFEQADGGTIFLDEIGELPLDMQVKILRVLQEKEIEYVGGDSPVKLNVRIIAATNRHLEKEVAAGNFRLDLYYRLNVFPITLPSLRERSSDIAGLATYFAEKFCREFNKPFTGIATSMMEAMMAYDWPGNIRELENVLEQSVVLNDGQSKLSLRRNLAGGATELARKVDIKTLDDVKRIQRETERDYIISILKKTAGRIRGANGAAELLNIKPTTLESKMEKLNIKRDDFIGSTSDL
- a CDS encoding sensor histidine kinase; translation: MFKVVVAYILFSLLMSLHGLSQPSPPSAIPGYTYHPPHEDKLSWQRLNLWLSSTFLVIVKEGQADADSCLYAASRSLGISRFSLLAEGFDDPDLFGQSTWIDRRDPGKGVRLLSAANGRKHLQLLLLLGAYYAFEPHSYDRHRDSVEYFLTRALHESKSLKEERLGRQALCLLGKVYIQGNDKRGDSLSDALINECKRAGDQETVARILAYRGIYKPPTPSTLEKKVLDLQEAAALYQSTGNAEGAINVLTDLGYLQIITGQLPAGYESHLKAYKLAEAIHYPYTHYSTQALASATIYQGKFGEPLRYVYQTIKTAEITRDSLAWGYFYTSLALLLNSEGRTKESAEMAQQSVKRFVADRNTSVYNILNDVVGYMGEEGRAKEALALTQDIANKVGFPDNFSEQFFYHFVFSNCYLNLGMADQAELHIKKLDSLEAKAAVFRGPVRQSAINAQFAHLFVLRKQYQKARAYFERQITSPSLDEGVLPNKLVTYRWLIFIDSALGDHAAAVSHYKSYTQLLDSNFKVTKIRQAEELQVTYQMNEKENQIKSLTQEAKLEKANSEKAALVRNLTIAGILAVLIIAGLLYRQNRLKQRSNQVITGKNEQLQQLLSDKEWLLREIHHRVKNNLQIVLSLLDSQSEYINNDAALAAIEDNMRRVHAMALIHQKLYQSDDISTISMPEYVHELVSYARDSFDTGNRISFEQAIEPLDLDVSQAIPLGLIINEVIVNAIKYAFPDGRKGVVRIRFYQDGADHLVLQIADNGVGLPAGLNTKASTSLGLDLMKGLARQLNGSFGFENNNGLHITIRFTVLRHHFSHPSLTNS